One window of Nostoc sp. UHCC 0926 genomic DNA carries:
- a CDS encoding tyrosine-type recombinase/integrase — protein sequence MKIDRHGKAKVLSPEEIQRLFTSGLTTERDRTLIAVMLYTGCRVNEAVTLKIKDVYNSKGRIRAELIVRKGNSKGKLATRSIPILSELRHFLASYKPTNSRDGFLFPGRWGRGHLHSEYASLIFREACERVDIEGASTHSCRRTALTLMSNARIPLRVIQEISGHRNLEQLQNYLEVEPSQVRGAIAALSMLAPPSIQSSNQDKENVDNTKLSAE from the coding sequence GTGAAGATTGACCGTCACGGGAAGGCAAAGGTTTTATCGCCAGAAGAAATTCAGCGCCTGTTTACTTCGGGGTTAACCACAGAGCGAGACAGAACCCTAATAGCCGTGATGCTGTATACGGGTTGCCGCGTCAATGAAGCAGTTACCCTAAAAATTAAAGATGTTTACAACAGCAAGGGGCGGATCAGAGCAGAGTTGATCGTCCGCAAAGGGAACAGCAAGGGAAAGTTAGCTACCCGCAGCATTCCAATTTTGTCAGAACTAAGGCACTTCCTAGCAAGTTACAAACCGACAAACTCGCGTGACGGTTTTTTGTTTCCTGGTCGATGGGGGCGCGGTCACTTGCACTCAGAATATGCAAGCCTAATCTTTCGAGAAGCCTGTGAACGAGTGGACATCGAAGGAGCAAGCACACACAGTTGCCGCAGAACTGCCCTGACATTAATGAGCAATGCCAGAATCCCATTGCGAGTCATCCAAGAAATCAGTGGACATCGCAATTTGGAGCAGCTGCAAAATTATCTGGAGGTGGAACCATCCCAAGTCCGGGGTGCGATCGCGGCATTGTCGATGCTAGCACCGCCATCAATACAAAGCAGCAATCAAGACAAGGAAAATGTGGATAACACGAAGTTATCAGCGGAGTGA
- a CDS encoding protein kinase domain-containing protein: MGYCINPLCKQRQNPDDVNHCLFCGTSLLINDRICLVKPLRELTENPFSYMEVFEVDDAGTQWNSGPKRRVMKVLKWNTLKLVDLIERESLTLRLIEHPCIPKSTIDDFFTFIPNNSSLTLHCLIMDKFEGENLEQWLESNGRISQTVALQWLRQLVEILDEVHRTEIFHRDIKPSNIILQSSGQLALIDFGVARRVTDTYLAKVSGSGGSSTGRGGRYEITSVSTPRYSPFEQVNGQAVPQSDFYALGRTFVQLVTGIQLIDIPTDKKTGNLIWREQTPQIDKPFADFLDELMAPLPGQRPQTTRVILQRLERLPFQSKLNRVIKSKPFQISAFVLGLLSIAGLIYASLPIVANYYLNEGKKAQRENKFDEATSYFQKAVNLDYKLNIIVANYFLEQGEKSHKENRISEAGKDFEAAVKYNHNLTYSISKFYFDQAERRGITPKNAKIYYNLAIKFNPKDVVIYNNLALICQDLGDDKCVNDSYETLFKLKPNAWEGHYGLGSYYDERGEYTLAEIQYKLAIQNSNGDAQPLNNLSRLKNLTGDYNTAVSLALNGLQKTKDLESQATLYKNLGWAKLGQKKYSEAKEYLEKATDLDSKRTDAYCLLAQVHEALGEINHARISWEVCLVAESNQLEVQKWRKQVLKRLLGDIVPGSSP, encoded by the coding sequence ATGGGTTACTGTATTAACCCTCTTTGCAAACAACGTCAAAATCCTGATGACGTTAATCACTGTCTCTTCTGTGGGACTTCATTGCTAATTAACGACCGCATTTGTCTAGTTAAGCCATTAAGGGAGCTTACCGAAAACCCATTTAGCTATATGGAAGTTTTTGAAGTGGACGATGCCGGTACTCAATGGAATTCTGGTCCTAAGCGGCGAGTCATGAAAGTTTTAAAATGGAACACACTTAAGTTAGTTGATCTCATTGAGCGGGAATCCCTCACCTTACGGCTTATTGAACACCCATGCATTCCTAAAAGTACTATAGATGACTTTTTCACTTTTATTCCGAACAATAGCTCTTTAACATTGCATTGTTTAATCATGGATAAATTTGAAGGAGAAAACTTAGAACAATGGTTAGAGTCTAATGGGCGAATTTCACAAACCGTAGCATTACAATGGCTTCGACAGTTAGTTGAAATCCTTGATGAAGTACACCGTACAGAAATTTTTCATAGAGATATTAAACCTTCTAATATAATTCTTCAGTCAAGTGGACAACTTGCATTAATTGATTTTGGTGTAGCACGGCGAGTGACTGATACCTACTTGGCAAAAGTCAGTGGAAGTGGGGGATCTAGCACAGGTAGGGGAGGACGATACGAAATTACATCTGTCAGTACACCTCGTTACTCTCCATTTGAACAAGTAAATGGTCAAGCAGTACCTCAATCAGACTTCTATGCTCTGGGTCGGACTTTTGTGCAACTAGTTACTGGTATTCAATTGATAGATATTCCAACAGATAAAAAGACAGGGAATCTAATTTGGAGAGAGCAAACACCGCAGATTGACAAGCCCTTCGCTGATTTTCTTGATGAATTAATGGCTCCTTTACCAGGGCAGCGTCCGCAAACTACGCGAGTAATCTTGCAGAGGTTAGAGCGTTTACCATTTCAATCAAAGCTTAATAGAGTAATCAAATCAAAGCCATTTCAAATTAGTGCGTTTGTATTAGGCTTACTAAGCATCGCTGGTTTGATATATGCATCGCTACCTATAGTAGCAAACTATTATCTAAATGAAGGCAAAAAAGCTCAAAGAGAAAATAAGTTTGATGAAGCCACAAGCTATTTTCAGAAAGCAGTTAATTTGGATTATAAGTTAAATATTATAGTAGCAAATTATTTTCTAGAACAAGGGGAAAAATCACATAAAGAAAATCGTATTTCCGAGGCTGGCAAAGATTTTGAAGCAGCAGTTAAATATAATCATAATTTGACTTATTCAATCTCTAAGTTCTACTTCGATCAGGCTGAACGACGCGGAATCACCCCTAAAAATGCTAAAATATATTATAACCTAGCTATTAAATTTAATCCTAAAGATGTAGTTATTTACAATAATTTGGCTTTAATATGTCAAGATTTAGGTGATGACAAGTGTGTTAACGATAGTTATGAAACCTTATTTAAATTAAAACCTAATGCTTGGGAAGGGCATTACGGATTGGGAAGTTATTATGATGAGCGAGGCGAATACACATTAGCGGAAATTCAATATAAATTGGCTATACAAAATAGCAATGGAGATGCACAACCCCTTAATAATCTATCAAGATTAAAGAATTTAACTGGTGATTATAATACAGCAGTTTCTTTAGCTTTAAACGGGTTACAAAAAACTAAAGACCTTGAAAGTCAAGCTACTTTGTACAAGAATCTAGGCTGGGCAAAATTAGGACAAAAAAAGTATAGTGAGGCGAAGGAATATTTAGAAAAAGCGACAGACTTGGATTCCAAAAGAACAGATGCTTACTGCCTGCTAGCACAAGTACATGAAGCCTTGGGGGAAATTAATCATGCAAGGATATCCTGGGAAGTCTGCTTGGTTGCTGAGTCTAACCAATTAGAGGTTCAGAAATGGAGGAAGCAAGTATTAAAGCGGTTATTGGGAGATATTGTGCCGGGATCTTCACCATAG
- a CDS encoding CHAT domain-containing protein translates to MTKYLYGFRYVFLGILCLFIVLSKPCLLTAQTPNEKSQHSQAQFLTKKGFEQLNQGQSSEAVNTWKEAEKIYRRIHLDDGVAGSLINQSLALKALGLYPDTCDILLKALKIDKPICNSTVEQSSNSTKEVLMAAIHQLNPTPVNLLGLEKLGEALHLIGNLNESEIILQETLLITQNIFPKKDVSSILFLWGNTKEAMYERRKNQYIWIEEITEHQKNINQIKKEALASLDYYQQVNYLVNAPQSTKLQSQLRCLNLLLDFDKWLRTEFKSGNDTLATTQTQINQQIQPLIKLIFKNSFLFDELPASTSIFAKLNFAESLNETSNKQLQSLAIQYTESAFQAAKSIDSRRLESYSLGTLGKLQPEASQRYFEKALLFAQSINAWDIAYEWQQQLGNLYKKQGKTEAALQAYDAAIKNLTHIRGNLLANNPDTPFFFYEKVEPVYRNYMRLLLANLNPDLEKVVKVNEGLQTAELENYLQCGNFDLVALNNLKNLANIPPIIHIIDLGDIIEVIVQSPDKSLHHHSVEPKLVRLNADYLLQTLQDRNFANTSSDGILPYSQALYNSLIAPVKEYLPLDGTLVFTLDTSLQSLPMGLLHDGKNYLLQQYSITETLGSKVRQPKFLNKEQLIVLIAGLSKLSPSLNGLNSPKGMRVLPEVAAEVANIKEETKSSLSLLNEKFTYKRFQEELSTGHFPIIHLTTHAQFSSLPQQTMFFSWDKPINLLEFDSLLKQKNQTSEDAIELLVLSACETAKGNKRSALGIAGIAAQAGARSTVATLWRVDDKSTALLIKEFYKELKDGKTKAEALRLAQLSLLSNPDYSHPYYWAGFLLVGGWL, encoded by the coding sequence ATGACTAAATATCTGTATGGATTTAGATATGTATTTTTAGGTATTTTGTGTTTATTCATAGTTCTTAGCAAACCCTGTTTGCTGACAGCCCAAACTCCAAATGAAAAATCACAACATAGCCAAGCACAATTTCTTACTAAAAAAGGTTTTGAGCAACTGAATCAAGGACAGTCTTCAGAAGCCGTTAATACTTGGAAAGAAGCCGAGAAAATATATCGTCGAATTCATTTAGATGATGGAGTAGCTGGAAGCTTGATTAATCAAAGCCTTGCCCTAAAAGCTTTAGGATTGTACCCTGACACCTGTGACATACTTTTGAAAGCTTTGAAAATAGATAAGCCGATCTGTAACTCAACAGTTGAACAATCAAGCAATTCTACTAAAGAAGTGTTAATGGCAGCAATTCATCAATTAAATCCAACGCCAGTCAACTTACTTGGATTAGAAAAATTGGGTGAGGCTTTACATTTAATCGGGAATTTAAATGAATCAGAAATAATTTTACAGGAAACGTTGTTGATTACTCAAAATATCTTTCCTAAAAAAGATGTAAGTTCAATATTATTTTTGTGGGGGAACACTAAAGAGGCAATGTACGAGAGAAGGAAGAACCAATATATATGGATAGAGGAAATAACTGAGCATCAAAAAAATATTAATCAAATTAAAAAAGAGGCATTGGCTTCTCTTGATTATTACCAGCAAGTAAATTATCTAGTTAACGCTCCTCAATCTACCAAGCTACAGTCTCAGTTACGCTGCTTGAATTTATTGTTAGATTTTGATAAATGGCTGAGAACCGAGTTCAAATCAGGTAATGATACATTGGCTACAACTCAAACCCAAATTAATCAACAGATCCAACCTCTAATAAAGCTAATTTTCAAAAACTCTTTCTTATTTGATGAATTACCTGCTAGCACATCTATTTTTGCAAAGCTTAATTTTGCCGAAAGTTTGAATGAAACTTCAAATAAACAATTGCAGTCGTTAGCTATTCAATATACTGAATCCGCTTTCCAAGCGGCTAAAAGCATTGATAGTAGGCGATTAGAATCTTACAGTTTAGGCACTTTAGGTAAATTACAGCCAGAAGCATCGCAAAGATACTTTGAAAAAGCTCTATTGTTTGCTCAATCAATTAATGCATGGGACATTGCCTATGAATGGCAGCAGCAGTTAGGAAATTTGTACAAAAAGCAGGGAAAGACTGAAGCAGCTCTTCAAGCTTATGATGCAGCTATTAAGAATCTTACTCACATTCGGGGAAACCTCTTAGCCAACAATCCAGATACACCATTCTTCTTTTATGAAAAAGTAGAGCCTGTATACCGGAACTATATGCGATTGCTATTAGCAAATCTTAATCCGGACTTAGAAAAAGTAGTTAAAGTCAATGAAGGACTACAAACAGCAGAGTTAGAAAATTATCTTCAGTGTGGCAATTTTGACCTTGTAGCTTTGAATAATCTGAAAAATTTAGCTAACATCCCCCCAATAATTCATATTATTGATTTGGGCGATATTATAGAAGTAATTGTTCAGTCACCTGACAAATCCCTTCACCACCACTCTGTTGAGCCAAAGCTAGTTAGATTGAACGCAGATTATCTTTTACAAACTTTACAGGACAGAAACTTTGCTAATACTAGCAGTGACGGGATTCTTCCCTATTCTCAAGCGCTTTATAATTCGTTAATTGCACCCGTCAAGGAATATCTCCCCCTAGATGGAACATTAGTATTTACTCTAGATACATCTTTGCAAAGTTTACCTATGGGTTTACTTCATGATGGAAAAAATTATTTACTTCAGCAATACAGCATTACAGAAACTCTCGGCTCTAAAGTTCGACAACCCAAGTTTCTAAATAAAGAACAGTTAATAGTTTTAATTGCTGGACTCTCCAAACTAAGTCCAAGCTTGAACGGTCTAAATTCTCCCAAAGGCATGAGAGTGCTGCCAGAGGTTGCAGCAGAAGTAGCAAATATCAAAGAAGAAACTAAGTCTTCACTCTCATTGCTCAATGAAAAGTTTACTTATAAGCGTTTCCAAGAAGAACTGAGTACAGGGCATTTTCCAATTATCCACTTAACAACTCATGCTCAATTCAGTTCGCTTCCTCAACAGACAATGTTTTTTAGTTGGGACAAACCAATCAATTTATTAGAGTTTGACAGTTTGCTTAAACAAAAAAACCAAACCAGTGAAGATGCAATTGAGTTACTGGTTTTAAGTGCTTGTGAGACAGCCAAAGGAAATAAGCGCTCGGCGTTAGGAATCGCTGGGATCGCAGCCCAAGCCGGAGCAAGGAGTACTGTCGCAACTTTATGGCGTGTGGATGACAAATCTACCGCTCTCCTCATCAAAGAATTTTATAAGGAGTTGAAAGATGGTAAAACTAAAGCAGAGGCACTACGTCTTGCACAATTGAGTTTGCTGTCAAATCCAGATTACTCCCACCCTTACTATTGGGCCGGTTTCCTCCTCGTCGGTGGTTGGCTTTGA
- a CDS encoding NB-ARC domain-containing protein, which yields MINKVTVFSTESQFQAPTHSSLNQAGQESPKVLFTVKVTFELALAVVNKLVFAKKGRYLSEAEILVMKGAWDDDDYEEIASNSSYSPNYLKGGIARRLWDMLSETIGNGERVGKKNLRDFLEQVTEEYYAQSASKEEQNFPANNLIQVLGGQLPDVSSFYGRVKELTLLKELIVKQRCISLVGVAGIGKTALAAKLLAEISAESQPKFDYLIWKSVAHAPLLQDLVTELLDIIEPLEIPSSSPKYTQAMITMLLKQMQSRRCLVVLDESEALFQTKNLEQRLDYRLFFRRLVEEQHQSCLLLTNRILLDDLNDLIVAKRPLRFFRIEGLDQDAAMQFLSQKGLTNTEKCHQLIQTYRGNPSELEAVIERINHFFSGSTQVFFQNPTTLVSSKFEAMLNHVFSHVLTEIERKILIYTAEEIVSTTEFISFAKLLSDIRQRQKVSLSTLELIKALENLEKQSLIESNKNPVTKEISFTLQPVIKKYILTDPQGLVRVSDALPNLAVTS from the coding sequence ATGATTAACAAGGTTACAGTTTTTAGTACTGAATCGCAATTCCAAGCTCCTACTCATTCCTCCCTTAACCAAGCAGGACAGGAGTCACCAAAAGTACTTTTTACGGTTAAAGTTACTTTTGAACTAGCCCTAGCTGTAGTAAATAAGTTAGTATTTGCCAAAAAAGGTAGATATCTATCCGAGGCTGAAATCCTTGTTATGAAGGGAGCGTGGGATGACGATGATTATGAAGAAATAGCAAGTAACTCATCTTACAGTCCTAACTACTTGAAAGGTGGCATAGCCCGTCGATTGTGGGATATGCTTTCTGAAACGATTGGAAATGGCGAACGGGTTGGCAAAAAGAATCTGCGTGATTTTTTGGAACAAGTTACTGAAGAATATTATGCTCAATCTGCGTCAAAAGAGGAGCAGAACTTCCCTGCCAACAACTTAATACAAGTTCTGGGAGGACAACTCCCTGATGTGTCTAGTTTTTACGGACGAGTAAAGGAACTGACTCTTTTAAAAGAATTAATAGTTAAACAGCGATGTATATCCTTGGTAGGAGTAGCAGGAATCGGGAAAACTGCGTTAGCGGCAAAACTTCTAGCGGAAATTAGTGCAGAATCTCAACCTAAATTTGATTATTTGATTTGGAAATCAGTTGCTCATGCACCACTACTTCAGGACTTAGTAACCGAACTGTTAGATATAATTGAGCCTTTAGAAATACCCTCAAGCTCACCTAAGTATACTCAAGCAATGATTACAATGTTGCTGAAGCAGATGCAATCGCGCCGTTGCTTGGTTGTGCTAGATGAATCTGAAGCGTTATTTCAGACAAAAAATTTAGAGCAACGGTTAGATTACAGACTATTTTTTCGCCGTTTAGTAGAAGAACAGCATCAAAGCTGTTTGCTCTTGACTAATCGAATTCTGCTTGATGATCTTAATGATCTGATAGTAGCGAAGCGACCTCTTCGATTTTTTAGAATTGAAGGTTTAGATCAAGATGCAGCAATGCAGTTTTTGTCTCAGAAAGGATTGACTAACACAGAAAAGTGCCATCAATTAATTCAAACTTATCGTGGGAATCCTTCAGAGCTAGAGGCAGTAATTGAGAGAATTAATCACTTTTTTTCTGGCAGTACACAAGTATTTTTTCAAAACCCAACAACTCTTGTCAGTAGTAAGTTTGAAGCAATGCTTAATCATGTTTTTAGTCACGTCTTGACAGAAATTGAGCGAAAAATTTTGATTTACACAGCAGAGGAGATAGTTTCAACTACAGAATTTATTAGCTTTGCCAAGTTATTAAGTGATATCAGGCAGAGACAGAAAGTGTCTTTGTCAACTTTAGAGTTGATTAAAGCACTAGAAAATCTTGAAAAACAATCATTAATTGAAAGCAATAAAAATCCAGTTACTAAAGAAATTAGTTTTACTCTCCAGCCAGTAATTAAAAAGTATATCTTAACCGATCCACAAGGATTGGTGCGTGTATCCGATGCTTTGCCAAATTTAGCGGTTACATCTTAA
- a CDS encoding plasmid replication protein, CyRepA1 family, whose product MDYREHPIEYPNNLKGSEYHELYVGSAIHPALISGNFFHIEGESIYDYLFISDKIPRKNAGRVTNEYIKKYDHLLLGGIWIQSLDPFKNWQPMEWGRIKPNFPRFDWEKGKPIKYESPPKTANRVTYFDVPNCILNLIARRYNVSDIQRVLFAKRGKKLWLKSRKNAAFGNGALLPSLLQLGQYQGTLTQIAQFSSFLGLCRKSILNPLIFWSWVKQHKLNFIDSQHKDIQITFWEWIKQHPEIPIILCEGEKKAACLLSLGFVAIALPGIWNGRVGKQDFDERLHPDLVSMAQAGRKFIILFDHETKAKTRWSVFQATVRTAKVIESAGCECEVALLPGPEKGVDDFVVARGEDANALLTAIINDAKSLADYKRSYRAKKWGLSKYKPDVTINVKYLSEALCIPELEEKCKLLPELYELEKEQLFTPSIKGHQRNKESTDSGGVDSSKSKKSPTFNFPKSGLVVLWSDMGTGKTELMRWWRDQNPDARFLNNGHRVNLLKNLAERLRTAMYSDLGYAGLAQAQALSITIDSLHKLNTQSLTYGCIFIDEACQYLTHLLHSNTCKQHRAAILEVLEYIVYNAPLVVIADAHMDDLTVDFFRSMRPSEEIPYIIKNQWRNGSRTIYWYEGDNSSALVAQISAALMLGEKIMVASDSKRFIKKLDKSFTIKCEESSSEKSHTPQKWRIWSVHSDNSGSDENVAFIKDITNAVKNFDALFTSPSLGTGVDISEYHFDLVFGVFHGVSQTATECAQQLYRYRPKVPFHIWVAPRPPFGYKDTNATKIKERLLQTNEMTAFLLRIDRETGKRGAEKDWALDAYCQIMANRHYSLNNLRDDLRSLLTEMGNTFICMGSDDDDQSLERMKNAAAALNTAHYSAVAKANNITASEYRARQSKDYLDPSEIFECEKFRIFDSYGIEVTESLVELDKGGRLIGAIAGLEAILAKPDESIVDPKTGQTYPTPPTIVTQKDRAERDNLPLCIDWGNYSARWLARFNLGLHQILTSLVRGDEVTADDSTLLKMREIAIHCAAHVKAILGFTIPSDCKPIWLLATLVEQLGLKLTFRKQGKRGQQVKLFSLSKKELEFAQEVIAHRVAKRTHFATQIPAVYSVNHNQQAVSIPPLDAIGNSHCQGEDTTEFESPPTDRTTLLHCVEMLRSGIKLGVEAIKGILKRWVEDLRWETVLELEAIAANELRLVESQVPEFYTLLSEEVLPMEG is encoded by the coding sequence ATTGACTATAGAGAACACCCAATTGAATATCCCAACAACCTCAAAGGTTCTGAATACCATGAGTTATATGTTGGTAGCGCCATTCACCCAGCACTAATTTCAGGTAATTTCTTCCACATCGAAGGGGAATCAATTTACGATTATCTGTTTATCTCCGATAAAATACCTCGGAAAAATGCCGGGCGAGTCACAAATGAATATATCAAAAAGTATGATCATCTCTTACTGGGGGGAATATGGATTCAATCCCTTGACCCGTTCAAAAACTGGCAACCGATGGAGTGGGGAAGGATTAAGCCCAACTTCCCGCGCTTTGATTGGGAAAAAGGTAAGCCAATAAAATACGAGTCGCCACCTAAGACAGCAAACCGCGTTACCTATTTCGATGTTCCCAACTGTATTTTGAATCTTATTGCACGGCGCTATAACGTCTCCGATATTCAAAGAGTGCTTTTTGCAAAACGTGGGAAAAAGCTTTGGCTTAAAAGTCGAAAGAACGCTGCTTTTGGCAATGGCGCTCTCTTGCCTTCGCTCTTGCAGCTAGGACAATACCAGGGAACGCTAACGCAAATCGCCCAGTTTAGTTCCTTTTTAGGACTGTGCAGAAAAAGCATACTTAATCCCCTAATATTTTGGTCATGGGTAAAGCAGCACAAACTGAATTTCATCGACTCTCAGCACAAAGATATACAAATCACCTTCTGGGAGTGGATAAAGCAACATCCAGAGATTCCGATTATCTTATGCGAGGGTGAAAAGAAAGCCGCTTGCTTGCTTAGTTTAGGGTTTGTAGCGATCGCACTCCCTGGAATTTGGAACGGGCGCGTCGGCAAACAAGATTTCGATGAGCGGTTGCATCCTGACTTAGTATCAATGGCTCAAGCGGGACGCAAGTTTATAATTCTTTTTGACCACGAAACTAAAGCTAAAACCCGGTGGTCGGTGTTTCAAGCCACTGTTCGCACTGCAAAAGTAATTGAGTCTGCTGGTTGTGAATGTGAAGTTGCGCTGTTACCAGGCCCAGAGAAAGGTGTTGATGATTTTGTTGTAGCGCGGGGCGAAGACGCTAACGCTCTACTGACCGCAATCATCAATGATGCTAAATCACTTGCTGATTACAAGCGATCATATCGGGCTAAAAAATGGGGGTTAAGCAAGTACAAACCAGATGTCACTATTAATGTCAAGTATCTCTCTGAAGCTTTGTGCATTCCTGAACTTGAAGAGAAATGCAAGCTTTTGCCTGAGCTTTATGAGCTTGAAAAGGAACAACTTTTCACGCCATCTATAAAAGGACATCAAAGAAACAAGGAGTCTACGGATTCTGGCGGAGTTGATTCATCCAAATCGAAGAAATCCCCTACCTTCAATTTCCCAAAATCAGGACTAGTCGTACTCTGGAGCGACATGGGTACTGGCAAAACTGAACTTATGCGCTGGTGGCGTGACCAAAATCCTGATGCCAGATTTCTCAACAATGGACATCGGGTTAACTTGTTGAAAAATCTTGCCGAACGCTTGCGGACGGCGATGTACTCTGATTTGGGTTACGCAGGTTTAGCTCAGGCCCAAGCCCTTAGTATTACTATTGACAGCTTACATAAACTGAATACTCAGTCTCTCACCTACGGCTGCATATTTATAGATGAAGCCTGCCAATACCTCACCCACCTACTACACAGTAATACTTGCAAACAGCACCGTGCAGCAATACTTGAAGTTCTGGAATATATAGTATACAACGCGCCACTGGTCGTCATCGCTGATGCACACATGGATGACCTGACCGTGGATTTCTTCCGCTCCATGCGACCCTCTGAGGAAATTCCTTACATCATTAAAAACCAGTGGCGAAACGGTTCACGCACAATTTATTGGTACGAGGGAGATAATTCTAGCGCCTTAGTCGCCCAAATCTCGGCAGCGCTGATGCTTGGAGAAAAAATTATGGTTGCCAGTGATTCCAAACGTTTCATCAAGAAACTCGACAAGTCTTTTACTATCAAGTGCGAAGAATCTAGCTCCGAAAAATCCCATACACCACAAAAATGGCGCATCTGGTCGGTTCATTCAGACAATTCTGGCAGCGATGAGAATGTCGCTTTCATCAAAGATATCACCAACGCCGTCAAAAACTTCGATGCCTTATTTACCTCCCCCAGTCTCGGTACTGGTGTCGATATTTCGGAGTATCATTTCGATTTAGTATTTGGTGTGTTTCACGGCGTTTCCCAAACTGCTACTGAGTGCGCTCAACAACTGTACCGCTATCGTCCAAAAGTTCCGTTTCATATTTGGGTGGCCCCGCGTCCTCCCTTTGGTTACAAGGATACCAATGCTACCAAGATTAAAGAGCGCTTGCTCCAAACCAATGAAATGACCGCTTTTCTGTTGCGGATTGACAGAGAAACGGGTAAGCGGGGAGCGGAGAAAGATTGGGCCTTAGATGCCTATTGTCAAATTATGGCTAACCGCCACTATTCTCTAAATAATCTGCGTGATGATTTGCGATCGCTCCTCACTGAAATGGGCAATACATTTATATGTATGGGCAGTGACGATGATGACCAATCTCTTGAACGCATGAAAAATGCTGCGGCTGCTTTGAACACTGCCCATTATTCGGCTGTTGCCAAGGCTAACAATATTACAGCCAGTGAGTACCGTGCCCGTCAAAGCAAAGATTACCTTGACCCTAGCGAAATTTTTGAATGTGAAAAGTTTCGTATTTTTGATTCTTACGGCATCGAAGTAACCGAATCACTGGTGGAACTTGATAAAGGTGGTCGATTAATAGGAGCGATCGCCGGACTTGAGGCCATTTTAGCAAAGCCCGATGAATCAATTGTTGACCCCAAAACTGGGCAGACTTATCCCACGCCACCAACAATTGTCACCCAAAAAGACCGCGCCGAACGGGACAATCTACCTTTGTGCATCGACTGGGGCAATTATTCGGCGCGGTGGCTAGCACGGTTTAACCTGGGGCTGCATCAAATTCTTACTTCTTTAGTGAGGGGTGATGAAGTTACCGCCGATGATTCTACTTTACTCAAGATGAGGGAGATCGCTATACATTGTGCTGCTCACGTCAAAGCAATTCTTGGGTTTACCATCCCCAGCGATTGTAAACCTATTTGGTTGCTGGCCACTTTAGTCGAGCAGTTGGGGTTAAAGCTGACTTTCCGTAAACAGGGTAAGCGCGGACAACAGGTGAAACTTTTCTCTTTATCTAAAAAGGAATTGGAATTTGCTCAAGAGGTAATTGCTCATCGCGTGGCAAAACGTACCCATTTTGCTACCCAAATCCCTGCTGTGTATAGCGTAAATCATAATCAGCAGGCCGTATCCATCCCCCCCCTTGATGCTATAGGGAACTCCCATTGCCAAGGGGAGGATACTACCGAATTTGAGTCGCCTCCGACCGATCGCACTACCTTACTCCATTGTGTGGAAATGCTACGCTCTGGTATCAAGCTGGGGGTGGAGGCGATTAAGGGCATCCTTAAGCGATGGGTTGAAGATTTGCGCTGGGAGACGGTACTGGAACTTGAAGCGATCGCCGCAAATGAACTGCGACTTGTGGAATCTCAAGTTCCTGAATTTTACACCTTGCTAAGTGAAGAGGTATTGCCGATGGAGGGATAA